The candidate division WOR-3 bacterium genome window below encodes:
- a CDS encoding TldD/PmbA family protein, producing MERLLDIARKHADAVTVYQVDGTQDGVGFENGRLKNADSAMSSGTALTIIKDGRQGFAYTRNLIDREGLVRDALAALAGGVEAPGELPQPVKLPQLDTTAEQVGGNALLAEECRRMTDYLSNRVKGQVNVGASRSEDEVRLLTSSGVDARSRSTQYFAMAGVLYPGTYSGINRVFEAKRLTPFPDADLKFIADTYNVSLNEAKGVPGRSRVLFLPGAVYALAWRLTAATNARAVYQKVSPLVGRIGEKILSDKLTLADEPLNDRLPGARAFDDEGTPCRDSRLFERGVLEGFYNDRFYARKTGTRPTGHGYRDTVTSRPMPSLRHLTIAPGDRSLDGLLKLMGRGVVVAGVMGAHSGNILHGDYSVGLAPGLWVENGEIVGVVKDAMVAGNVYEDLTNIIAVGDTVYPGPMGRFPALLLDNISFSARA from the coding sequence ATGGAACGCCTGCTGGATATCGCCCGCAAGCACGCCGATGCCGTAACCGTGTACCAGGTTGACGGAACCCAGGACGGCGTCGGGTTCGAAAACGGCCGGTTGAAGAACGCGGACAGCGCGATGAGTTCGGGAACGGCCCTCACCATCATCAAGGACGGCAGACAGGGCTTCGCCTACACCCGCAATCTCATCGACCGCGAAGGCCTCGTGCGGGATGCTCTCGCGGCGCTCGCTGGCGGAGTCGAGGCCCCGGGTGAGCTGCCGCAGCCGGTCAAGCTGCCGCAACTCGACACGACGGCGGAACAGGTCGGCGGCAATGCTCTTCTGGCCGAAGAGTGCCGCCGCATGACCGACTACCTGTCGAACCGCGTGAAGGGACAGGTCAACGTCGGGGCCAGCCGAAGCGAGGACGAAGTCCGCCTGCTCACCAGCAGCGGCGTGGACGCGCGGTCGCGTTCGACCCAGTATTTCGCGATGGCCGGCGTGCTCTACCCCGGCACCTACTCAGGCATCAACCGTGTGTTCGAGGCCAAGAGGCTGACGCCTTTCCCTGACGCCGACCTCAAGTTCATTGCCGACACCTACAACGTTTCGCTGAATGAGGCGAAAGGGGTACCGGGCCGCAGCCGGGTCTTGTTCCTGCCGGGCGCGGTCTATGCGCTCGCGTGGCGACTGACCGCCGCGACCAATGCCAGGGCAGTCTACCAGAAGGTGTCGCCGCTGGTCGGCCGGATCGGAGAGAAGATACTGAGCGACAAGCTGACGCTCGCGGACGAACCACTGAACGACCGTCTGCCGGGCGCGCGTGCTTTCGACGACGAAGGAACTCCCTGCCGCGACTCCCGCCTGTTCGAACGCGGCGTGCTCGAAGGCTTCTACAATGACCGGTTCTATGCCCGCAAGACCGGAACCCGGCCCACCGGGCATGGCTACCGTGACACGGTAACCTCGCGGCCTATGCCGTCGCTCCGCCATCTGACGATCGCTCCGGGCGACCGGTCTCTGGACGGCCTGCTCAAGTTGATGGGCCGCGGCGTCGTCGTGGCGGGAGTGATGGGCGCGCACTCGGGCAACATCCTGCACGGCGACTACTCGGTCGGACTCGCGCCCGGGCTCTGGGTGGAGAACGGCGAGATTGTCGGCGTGGTCAAAGACGCGATGGTCGCGGGGAATGTCTACGAGGATCTGACAAACATCATCGCTGTCGGCGACACCGTGTACCCCGGGCCTATGGGCCGTTTTCCCGCTCTGCTCCTCGACAACATCAGCTTCTCGGCCCGAGCTTAG